GTccatgtggcggcggcgcaggccgtGGTGTGCCTGGCGGGGCTGTACGGGCTCGCCAAGAGCCACGCCGGCCCGCTCCGCCCCGGCGTCGACGCCGTCGAGTCCGCGGTGAAGGGCGTCGTCGGCCCCGTCTACGATCGCTTCCACAGCGTGCCCCTCGACGTCCTCGCCTTCGTCGACCGCAAGGTAATCATCCCGCCCGGTCACAACCCCCTGGTACTCGCCGTTCCTTCGCGGGGAAGCACGGCAGCGTGGCCTGCACGGTCCATCATCTCTGGGGCGGTTTCGCACCGGCGGCCGAGACGTCTGCGGCCGGCCGTGTCGTGAACTGTAGTTTGGATGGTTCTGTGCCGCCGTCTAGATATTTTGCCTCTCCTTGTGCGGTGCATGATTGCTGTGGGCCCCAAGCGAGCGGTGTGCGGCTCACCTGTGCTGCGGCCCAACACCGGGGAGCCTGCTCGGGCCCCGTTCAcctcccaaatttttttttaaagactCGCCACctcgaattttcggacacatatacgaagcattaaatatagttgaaaaataactaattacatagtttaactaattagcacgacataaatcttttaagtctaattaatatATGATTGTATATTATTTGTCatataacaacgaaatgtaGTACAATAATTTTTCATCCCCGGGGTGGTGGATGTGAGGTGGTGATTTTGTCCTTGTGCGGGGTTCCCGCGGTGGTGCGGAGAATCCGCCCATGTCTCGAGCGCCATCGCGCCAGGTCCCCTTCATTCCGGCGCATGCTAGTGGTAGTAGGCGGAGACTACGATGCTAGCAAGGGCTAAGTTAAATTTAAATCTTATGCTTGCTTTGTAACATGTTAATTCAGTTATGACGATCGTCGTTTCAGACTTGGGAAGTTGGGAGTAACTTGGAGTAGATTTCATTTCAAGCGTATGGTAACAAAAGTGTACTAACAATGGCAGGTGGATGACACCGTGCACGAGCTGGATAAGCACCTCCCTGGCGCGCTGAAGGCCGCGTCGGCGCAGGCCTACGCGGTGGCCCGCGGCATCCCGGAGGTGGCGCGCGAGCTGGCCGCCGAGGCGCAGCAGTCCGGCGTGAAGGGCGCGGCCCGCGCGGCGCTGGCCAAGGTGGAGCCCGTGGCCAAGGACGTGTACGGGCGCGTGGAGCCGGTGGCCAGGGACCTGTACGTGCGCTACGAGCCCGCGGCGGAGCACCTCGCCGTCTCCACCTGGCGCTCGCTCAACGGCCTCCCGGTGTTCCCGCAGGTCGCGCAGATCGTCGTGCCCACCGCCGCGTACTGGGCCGAGAAGtacaacaaggtgatcgccgccgcggccaaccAGGGCTACACTGGAGCCAAGTACCTCCCGGCCATCCCCACCGAGCGCATCGCCAAGGTGTTCTCTTCGTCGACGCCGGATTCGGAGCCTTTGGCCGAGACCCAGTAGTGTGTTGATGCCTGGAGCGCGTTAGTATTACCCTGCCCTGCCTATGGCCCTATGGGTACACTCTGGATTCCCCCTCCCCTCCAACTGATCTGAATAAGACAGTGAGAATCCGGGGGGCTAAAGATGGTGGTAATGTTGTGCTAGATATGGTGATGGGGCGCTGTCATGGTCTCATGGACCATGATGATGATGCTGTACTCCAGAAGTCCACTAGCTCTGCTTTGTGTGGTTCTCTGCTTCTTGCTTTTTGTATAAAATTTCGTTCGATGTCGCGATCTCTTGCTAATTTGATGCGATTTGGTTGCTTTGTTGCTTTTGTTCTTGTAGTCCGGTTACGGGCGAAGCCGGTAAGCTGTGCCATTGGGTGGCTCCAGAATCTTGTGGGTAGATAGATAGGTTGTTGATAGTTACCTCCTCCGCTCTAAATTATTAGTCTTCCTTTTAAAGAAAAACTAAAACAATTAGTATACATCTAGGTATATATTATTTATAGTAAAATTAtattatatgtatatatatatattatatctagatgtatatatattatatttggATGTATAGTAAAATCTATAGAGATATATGTTATGAATAgtaaaatttatatatttagAAAATTAAAATGGTTAATAATAATTTGGgaaggacggagggagtaggaggTTTTCTGTTGGCTCAGCCTGTTGTATCATCTGGTTGCGTGTAGAGAGCTCTAGGTGCCACACTGCCATGACGTTTTGCGGCGGCTGGTGCTACTCCAAAATGTTATCTTGGATTCACTGCGCTCTGCTTTATCTTCTGTTTGGCGTTGGCAGTAGGAACGCGCGGTGTGGTTTGTGTTCTAGTTGGTTGCGCTCACCAAGGAATTCAGGCCGATGAGAGGTCACCCTCTCGCCCCCGAATGTTTTCGCTCTCGACGCAGTGTGGCCACTGGCCAGCAGGACCGGCCGTCAGCCCGTCACTCGTCCCAGCAATGCCTGGAgttgggatttttttttctttcatttctttCGGTGGTGGAGTGTCGCCGGTATGTCTGGCTGTATACTATCCTCTTCTTTAGGGTTGGGTATAATCCGTTTTCGGACGCGTCTACGGGCCTCATCTACGTACAACGGGCCGTGCGGAGAAAGAAGCGCGCACAATTGCCCGCGGCCTACCTGGGCCTAGGTTCCACTTGGGCCCAGTGCCTGCTGGTGGGTGGGCTCATGCGCCCCGGCCCACATATGCCCGCGGCCTATCTGGCTCGGATGGTCGGCTGGCCCGAAGGCCCAAACACCGCACTGCCCTGCCGCTCTTGGACACGGTCACACGGATGTTGCTTCAACTGGAGGACCAAAACAGCATGTACCTGCATGGATTGCGCCACCAGAGAGCATCACGAAGATAAACGTTGATGCCGCAATCTCCAAAAATACTGGAAGAGCAGTTGCAGCAGCGATAGCGAGAGATGAAACAGGCATTTTCCAGGGAGCGTCAGTACTCAGTAGTCAGTACTGAGTGTCGAGGGTGTGACAGACCCGATGGAGGCCATAGGATGCAGAGAGGGTCTTGCTCTTGCAAGCGATCTTGCGGTCagaaagattcgtctcgccactGACAACATCAGCGTGGTTAGGAATATCAAGGGTGTGAGCAAGGGAGTATATGCACACATTGTCGAGGAGATCAGGGCCAGAGCAGGAGGTTTCGTGTGTGCAGAATTTGTTCATGAAGGTCGAGCGTCTAATGTAGATGCTCATAACTTAGCTACAAGCTTGGTTTATCGTGAGTTAGGTAAAATGGTATGGTTGCTGTCACCGCCTGAAGACGTTTGTATCGCAGTTCCTCGAGTCATCAATCAATAgagtgatgatttttctcaaaaAGAAAACACGGATGTTGCTTCACGTGGACAACTGCGGCGAGGCAGAACAGACAAGCGGAAGATGTCAACGGCGGCAAGCCGACAACAGGCAAAGCAATGTGGTGTGCCGTgagttcaagaaaaaaaaaagttgtgtgCCGTGTGCGGTGTGCCTGCCTGCCCATAATCCTTCCTCGCTTTAGAACGAACTGAGGTCGACGTCGCCCGAGGTAGTGCTGGGAATATGGGCCGTGCCCAACTGGGCCAGCCCGAGCACGGCCCGAAAACAGGCGCCCAAAACACGGCCCAGCACGAAATCATAAGGGCCGGGCTAGCACGGCCCGAAGAAAGGGCTGGGCCGTGCCTTGAATCTCGGCCTGTCGTGCCCCCGACACAGCCCGCACGCGcaggccgtgcttgggccggcccggcacgaaatGGCCCGTCAAAGAGCCCCCGCGGCCGCATTGAAGATCCTGTGGCCGACGCCGACTCGTCAAACCTAGCCGCCGCATTCATTCCCCATCGCGAGACTCGCCCAGTCGCTCCGTCTTGCTCGGGAgccgaaccctagccgccactcGCCAACCTTGTCGATCTCCTGTCTATCTGTCCATCGATCTCCCCCAATCCCAGCCTCTGACTTTGCCGGTGGCCCGTGGAGTcgcgccgtcgcccgcgcggaGATCGGCGCTGTCGAGCACGGGGGATAGCTGCGTTGGGTGGACTTGAGGAGAGTGGGCGACAACCCGACCGGCCCGACGAATGGCTGCGCTCCGGCGATGCGAGAGCCCGGCCGTGCCGGCCCCCGGCGACGCGTGCAACCACAGGCCATTGCTAGCGGCCGACACAGGCGGCCAGATCGGGACCAGGGCCCGTCCGGCCGTCCGTCCACGCGGGACGCGGCCACGGATCAGTAAGGGCCTTTCGATTTCCACCCTCTTTTTCCCTCCATTGATGCTTTGATTAAATGCAATGCAACTATCCGTTGATCCGTCAAAAGTCCTCCGTCTTGCTCCTGCAGTGCTCATCCTCTTGCTAGTTAGTTCTATAAAACCCCTCTCGGCCCTCGCCTCTTGCTCAGACCTGAGATGAGCCGAGTGCTTGAGATCCTGTGAGTGAATAGATGGGGAAGAAAAGGCCAGCTACGAGGAGACCTCCAGAGCTGGCGTCCAATCCTAGGGCTAGGGCTAGTGCAGCCAATCCTACTAGCGTTGATGCACGCATTGATCCTCGCCAACTCTCCCCAAGCAATGAACCAGTACCACCGTCAACCGGTGAACATGATGTGTTAGAAGATGACCCACCTGCTGGCAATGTGGGTGATGGTGTGGCTTCTGGTGACAATGAACCAGTACCACCGTCAACCGGTGGTTCGAGGGCGCCGTGCTGGAATCATATGACAAAGAAGGAAGTCATTGAGGATGGTGTAGTACATTATTTTGCTGTTTGTCACTATTGCAAACGTGAGTTGACTGCAGGTTCTGGTTCTGGTACGGGACATTTGAATCGGCACTACAAAGCTTGTTTGGCAAGGCTAGGACAGACTCGAGGAGGATGTATGCAAacccaactcaattttgatgcTGATGGTACAGTAAGTACATGGGTTTACAACCCACAGGTAGCGCGTGATGAAATAGCCAACTTTATTGTGTCTGAAGATTTACCGATTATGCTGGGTGAGagtcaaaattttaaaaacttGATCCAACGTGCTTTCTGCCCACAGTATCAGCCTGTCACTAGAAAAACTACAAAATCTGATCTGTTTTCACTGTACAAAAAGAAACTTGCTGCTCTTAAAGAAGATTTTAAAAAGGTTCAGTTCTCATTTGCTTTAACATCGGACATTTGGACTTCATCGCACCAAAAAACTTGTTATGTTTCTGTTGTTGCTCACTACTTGGATGATTCCTATGTTTTAAACAAACGAGTCATAGGTTTTAGAAGCATGGATGAATCACATACTGGAGATGCAATTGCCAACCAAATTCTTGAGGTGGTTCGTGATTTTCAGATAGCTAGCAAGATTCTCTCCATAACTCTTGATAATGCTTCCGCTAATACTACTGCAATTGAAATTCTGACCCCTCAGCTGCAGTCATACATAAAAGGTTATATTATCCACCATAGGTGTGTGTGCCACATCATAAATCTGGTTGTGCAAGATGGTATAACAGTTGCAAATAAGTTCCTGAATAATATCCGTGCTGCTATTCATTTCATGACGTGCACACCTCAAATGATTGCGAAGTTTGCTGAGTATTGCAGGGCTCATGATAAGAGACCAAGAAAATTTGGGCTTGATATGAAGGTCAGATGGAATTCAACCTACCATATGCTTAAGAGTTTAGAAGGTTATGAAGAACTAATTACTGTCTTTGTGAATGCTAATGCTAAAGATCTTGGTTTAGTTCTAACAGATGCGGATTGGAAAATTACATGTCAATTTAGAGAGTTTCTAATGCCTTTTTATGCAGCTACAAATGTGCTATCAGGTGTATACTATCCTACAACTTGCTTAGTGATTGATTATATTTGGTTAATTGCTGAATCGTTTTCTAAGTTCAGGTCTGATAGCCTTCTAAGAACTGTTGTTGATCCAATGGAGGTAAAATTTCTgaagtactttgaacaaataTCCCATGTATACTGTTTTGCAACTATTTTTGATCCACGCAAAAAACTGGATGGTTTACAAACTGCATTGGAGGGAATAGGTGATGCATTAGACATGGATTTTTCAGATGCTTTTAACCATGTAAAAGAAGAACTGTTCAATGTGTTTGGCTATTATTACGAAAAATATGGTGACAGCGAGATAGACTCACATGTTCTTGAGCCTGATGCAGATATCACAGACACGTCTCTTACAGCTCACTTATGGAAGAGAGCGAAGGGGAAAGAGCCAGCTAATTCATCTTCAAGTCAAAGGTGGAATCCTAATGCTGAATTGAATCACTATCTGTCCACTAACTTTGCAGGCAGTGATCGCTCACTAAGGGGTGAGAAGGTGAAGCTGCTTGAGTGGTGGAGGGACCACCAGTCAAGTTTTCCTGTCTTAGCTCGTTTTGCTAGAGATATTCTTGTTATTCTTGTCTCAACTGTTTCCTCTGAAGCAACCTTTAGCACTGTTGGAAGAATAATTGAAGAACGGAGGTCTTCTCTTGCACCCGAGACGGTGGAGGCAATCACTTGCCTTAAAGATTGGAAAAGAGCCGAAGAGCGGAAGCAGCATCAACTTGAGGATCTTGAGATTGAATTTGCTGCTGCAGATGTGGACATTGATTAGGCAGTAgtatttaatttcttttattttagtAAGCTGTGGACATTTGGACTTTATTTTGCCAGTCTGTACTCTTTTCCTTACAGAGGGGGCCCTGTAATGGGGTgtaaggtttttaatgaggcagacCGAGGAATATATTTTAGTTTCCCTCAAAACCGTGTCTTTGTTTTACTGTATTGTGGATTGTTGTGGCTGTTGACTTAATGATTGATGAACTATTGCTGATATTTAAGTATGTTTCATATTCAAATACTTGCTGTTGTGGCTGTTTCTTATCGTTGATATCTGAGTATCTTcatatgtcttattgttgattttTGTAATATgtgggccgtgcttgggccggcacGGCCCGAAGAAGGCACGACGTGCTTTAGGGCCGGGCTGGGCCTCTATTTTTACTCTTTGGgctggcacggcacggcccgaaaTTTTTTTGGGCCGTCTAGGCCCGACCCCTTTTGGCCCGAAGCACGATGGGCTTGGGCCGTgccggcccgacccgacccaaTTCCCAGCACTAGCCCGaggcgtgcgcgcgtgcgcggaGCGATTCCCTGGCCAACTGCAACAGGAAAATAagttaaacattgattcccatCCATTCACGAAATAATGCAAttcttttttcgaaaaattaaACAGTTTAAATTTTAACTTAAATACACGaagaaataataataattataaCATAAAATAAATACCATTAGATTAGTTGTAGTAtagttttataataaatttattgatataaaaaattaataattatatTGTTTTATAGATGGAGCGAGTAAAAacaagcggaggcttgttcgaCAGATTTGTCAAGTAACTagccagcagtgtttttctctcacaccaaatcatcACCGTCACCAGTCACCTGTAAGTCAGTAGTACTTttttctcataacaaatcagcaccagccactagcCACAGCTAGGGGTGGAATCGAGCCGAGCCTCGacttttttcgagctttcttcgaaatcaatatattcgtatttattatagtctcccgcgttgtttgacatgcaacttcaaatcgagcataacgagccgagcctgccaaaattgacttttgttccaaatcaactaatttttatttttaaaaaaacgaACATAATCGGAGCAGTTTTGAAACGAGCCATCGAGCCAGCTTAACGAGCATTTTTTTCCAGCCCGCCCACAGCCAACCGAACAAACGTTGCAGTTGATTGATGCGCGCAGTGTGGGGACCGGTGCTCCTCTGGCGGCAACCTCTGAAGTTTTTGGTAAGTGAGTGTGCCGAGTGCCGACGCCCAGCTGAGCTGAGGACTGAGGTGAGATGAGATAGGCCTCTGCCAGCGTGCGTCAACGACTCAACAGGCTACCAGGGGCGGGCGTAGAGGTCCAACGGGCACGCCAAACACGTGCTGCTTTCCCGCTGGCTTATTACCTTGATGAGTCGGTCACGTACGGCCAGCGACTCGGTCGCAAAAGGAAACACTTGCCTCGTGATGACACTCGTGGGCACGATTTTCACAAGGTAaagataaaaagataaaaattcCCTCCCTTTAAGTATTCCTGATGGTCATGATGAAGCATGTACTTGTACTGCAAACAGAGTGCACCTAAATGCGTACACATGATACTTCCATAGTACAACATATATTTTCACAAGATAAAGATGTTATCTCTTCACCCTCTTATTGCGCCAGGTTCAAATACGATGATACAAATAGAAAATGAATTGCATTCTTGAGCcacgctgtgttcgcttggctgtggctggtggctggtgctgatttgttatgaaagaacagtactgctgattgattggtagctggtggctggtgctgatttagtatgaaagAACAGTAttactggctggttggctgacaagccaaacgaACAGAGCGGATGACACAACGTGCACTCATAAGATAAATGGTCCGCTCTCTCTCCTCTTGTATTCCTATGATTTTTTTACCTCGTCCAATGCTCTCTATCTTTTCATAAAGAGCATCCAGCACTCCCTCCAGGTAAAAATGAATTTCATCACTAGATATTAACAAATATGAGCTCAAGATGCAGAGCGAAATGGAAGAAAAACAAACTCACTATTTAGACCTAGTTACTTTCTTGTGTTTATAGGTCTAGTcataagaaaaacatgaaaatatGCAACCGAGCATGTCTATGTTTCGACAAAGGTCGATAAGCATAACATCCTTTTCCACCAATGCCTACATTCATACCACCCTAAGAACGGTAGGCATACCATGAAACAAAACTATGAACGGAAGATGGGATTCGAGGCGACACAAGGTGTCTATTTTGAACAATTGTGATAAAAAATGCATTTACTTATATGCATGGAACAAATCTTACATACAAATAATACTTCCatataatattttttctttGTAGCTATTGTATACGTGAAATGTGAATCAATATACAATTGAGATATGTTAGCGTTTCATATTTGTGAAGCGCTTTTGAATTGGAACATTCACAGTCACGGTAACACTTCCACCAAATAaggctctttttttttaaaaaaaataagccAGGCAAGAGAGCtgccgattatattaaaaagtaGGAACAACGTCCAGACTGGGCGCAACGACAACGGCCAgacggattgggacatcaataCAGCCACACAACTCCACTCGAACTCTACAATGGCTTATTGTAAAAGGAAACTACAAGCCAAAGCGAAATGTGATGACATAAGGTGTCCATATTCATTGCATATATCTTTTTTTGAAGGATTCATTGCATATATCAATACCTTTACTTGTCACCAAATACCCATAACCGTAGTAGGAAAGTATATTTACGTATGCGTATTGCGTGCACGGAATTTCAAAGAACAAAAATATTGGATCTATGCCTACAAGTTTAGCCTATCTAGCCAAAAAGTTTACTTTTACGCTTTGCACAAACAAAAACAGAACATGGTATGTGTGTGAAATAAATTCATACGCATATTGCATTGGCTCTAGACATGGTTTCTTCCTAAATCGACTTCGCCAACTATAGCATGGTAAAAG
This portion of the Panicum virgatum strain AP13 chromosome 2N, P.virgatum_v5, whole genome shotgun sequence genome encodes:
- the LOC120662144 gene encoding stress-related protein-like isoform X2; the encoded protein is MAEQPNPQPQVEEKEVVVEQQQQEPKRAPKLRYLDFVHVAAAQAVVCLAGLYGLAKSHAGPLRPGVDAVESAVKGVVGPVYDRFHSVPLDVLAFVDRKVDDTVHELDKHLPGALKAASAQAYAVARGIPEVARELAAEAQQSGVKGAAKDVYGRVEPVARDLYVRYEPAAEHLAVSTWRSLNGLPVFPQVAQIVVPTAAYWAEKYNKVIAAAANQGYTGAKYLPAIPTERIAKVFSSSTPDSEPLAETQ
- the LOC120662144 gene encoding stress-related protein-like isoform X1, yielding MAEQPNPQPQVEEKEVVVEQQQQEPKRAPKLRYLDFVHVAAAQAVVCLAGLYGLAKSHAGPLRPGVDAVESAVKGVVGPVYDRFHSVPLDVLAFVDRKVDDTVHELDKHLPGALKAASAQAYAVARGIPEVARELAAEAQQSGVKGAARAALAKVEPVAKDVYGRVEPVARDLYVRYEPAAEHLAVSTWRSLNGLPVFPQVAQIVVPTAAYWAEKYNKVIAAAANQGYTGAKYLPAIPTERIAKVFSSSTPDSEPLAETQ